ATATTAATTTGGTAGTTGGAGATATTACCAAACCAGAGACTTTGACAAATTTAGTTATGGCTAATATTCAAGCTGTAATTTGTTGTACGTCAGTGCGTGTTCAACCTGTGGAGGGAGATACACCCGATAGAGCAAAATATAATCAAGGTGTGAAATTTTATCTGCCGGAAATTGTCGGGGATACACCAGAAAATGTTGAATATCAAGGTGTGAAAAATTTAGTAACAGCGGCCGCAAAATATCTGGTTGCTGCGGGTGAAAAACCGATATTTGATTTTACGAAACCATCAGATGAAATCAAAAATATCTGGGGTGCTTTAGATGATGTGGTTATGGGGGGTGTTAGTGCTAGTAGTTTCCAAATTAGGGAAAATACAGCAGTATTTACAGGTAATGTTTCTACTGCTAATTCTGGGGGGTTTGCTTCGGTGAGAACTAAGAATTTTTCACCTCTGCTGGATTTATCTGGCTATCAAGGTGTGAAATTGCGGGTTAAAGGTGATGGACAACGTTATAAAATATTTATCCGCACAGAGTCAACTTGGGATGGTGTTGGTTATAGCTATTCTTTTGATACTGTTGCTAATACTTGGCTAGATATTCAGATTCCTTTTACAGATTTAGTTCCCGTATTTCGTGCCAAAATTGTTAAAGACTGTCCACCAATGGACATTAGCAAAGTTTGTTCTGTGCAATTAATGTTGAGTAAGTTTGAATATGATGGTGCTTTAAATCCTGCATTTAATCCGGGGGGTTTCGCGCTGGAAGTTGCTTCCATTCAAGCTTATGGGGGGGAAACTTTACCTCAATTTGTATTAATCAGTTCCGCTGGGGTAACTCGTCCTGGAAGACCAGGAATTAATTTAGATGAAGAACCACCAGCAGTGAGATTAAATGACCAATTGGGAGGGATTTTAACCTGGAAGTTGCGAGGAGAAGAAAGCCTGAAAGCTAGTGGAATTCCCTATACAATTATTAGGCCTTGTGCTTTGACGGAAGCAGCAGGAGGGAAGGAGTTAATTTTTGAGCAAGGTGATAATATTAGAGGAAAAGTTAGCCGTGATGATGTTGCGGAAATTTGTGTTAGAGCAATTAAAGAACCAAAAGCAAGTTATCTCACTTTTGAAGTTAAGGAGAGTGAAATAATTGCTAATAATCTAGATTGGAAAAATCTATTTTCTTCTTTGCAAGCTGATAAATAGAAATTGATTAATTAGCAATTTTGTTGGGTTTCCTTTGTCAACCCAACCTACAATTTTTATTTTTTATTTAAGTAATTGATAATATGATCTTAAAAAGATGGTTAATTAAACTCTATTATGACAATAAACAAAACTTTCGTGCCTGTGGCTTTAACTATTGCTGGTTCTGATAGTGGTGGGGGTGCAGGAATTCAAACTGATTTACGGACTTTTGCTTTTCACTGTGTTCACGGAACAAGTGCTATTACCTGCATTACAGCCCAAAATACTGTGGGAGTTAGTAGGGTTGATGCGATCGCTCCCCAGTCTATTATCGCTCAAATTCAGGCGGTTGTAGAGGACATTGGTGTACAGGCTGCAAAAACGGGAATGTTACTCAATCAAGAAATTATTTTGGCTGTAGCCCAGCAAATAACAGCTTATAAAATTGAGAATCTAGTGGTTGATCCTGTGATGGTATCACGCACAAGAGCGCAATTAATTGATGATGATGCCATACAAACCCTGCGGAATACTCTAATTCCCTTAGCAGCTATTATTACCCCAAATCGTTATGAAGCGCAGATTTTAAGCGGGTTAGAAATTACTTCTTTAGCAGATATGCAAGCAGCAGCGGAAATTATCCACAGGGAATTGGGAGTTAAGGCTGTTTTAGTCAAGGGTGGGGGAATGTATGGGAATTTGCGGGGTGTTGATGTTTGGTTTGATGGGGAACAATTGGAGATTTTGACAACGAAACAGGTAGAGACAAAAAATACTCATGGTACAGGTTGTACTCTATCAGCGGCGATCGCTGCTAATCTAGCTTTAGGTAAAGACCTATGGACATCAGTGCAAATAGCCAAGGAATATGTGACAAATGCCCTTACCTATTCCTTAGATATTGGCAAAGGACAAGGACCAGTGGGACACTTTTTCCCATTATTGATCAAATAAATTTATTTATTAATCGTTGTATTAATTACATAAAATCAGTTAATATACTGGTAGTTTTAATTATTTAACCCTTCTTGCTTCTTTTTTCATTCTCGACTCCTGATATTTTTCCCCATCTTTGCCTTTTGTGCATTTTTCTATGATTCTTGGGCATAATCTCATAAATAATCATATTCTGGTTTTGCGTACCCTTACTCTAACTACCGTATTTTGATACTAAAATCTCCATGAAAACAACTACAGGATCTCACTATAGCCAACCAACTAATAACTACCCCCCTTCTGTTCCCCTCTGCGTTTATCGAGAGTTGACAGCGGAGTTACAAGCAGTCCAATCTAAATTGGATGTCATTACCAGTCATAATCAGAAATTAGTCCAAGAAAATCAACAACTGCGGCAAGAAATTACTAAGGTGATTCAGTCTTGCTTAGAACTGCAAAAGCTAGTTAGTACACCATCACCCAGTTCTCCCGCACCATCTCTATCTGATCATGAAGTTAATTACCCACCTCAGCCTCAGCCGACACCTCATTATCATCAGGAGGTAAAACACACATCTAAACCAACTATTACCGCAGAATCTCCGCGTCAGCCAACAAATCGTCCCCGACCAAAAACATCAACAAAACCTACCCCTTCTGAAAACCGTCATCAGGAGTCTACTGCACCAAGGATAAATATAAACTTACCAGTATCAGAAACAGTATTTATAGAAGAACAGAAAGTTAACTACTATCCCCAATCTAAGTCTGAGGGTAAAGGCTTAAATGGTTGGTGGCTGGCAATAACCATTATATTCATTATGATAACTGGTTTTGCCGCTGGGTATTTAATTGTGCGCCCTTTATTCCAAAATCAAACCCCACCTTCAACAATTAAAAATTGAAAATTCGTAGCCAATTAGACATTAGGTGGCAGGTAATGTAGAGACGTTCCATGGAACGTCTCTACAAGAATTCCAGAAGATACACATTGAAGTCCTTGTCCTGGAGTATCAAGATTGATTATCTATCAACAGAACCCATAATTACGTCAATACTACCGAGAATAACAACAATATCTGCTACTTTCATTCCTCGGAGTAAATGAGGTAGAATTTGTAGGTTGTTGAAATCTGCGGCGCGAATTTTCCAGCGCCAGGGGAAAACATTATTATCACCTACTAAATAAATTCCTAATTCTCCCTTACCACTTTCAACACGGGAGTAGATTTC
The DNA window shown above is from Anabaena sp. WA102 and carries:
- the thiD gene encoding bifunctional hydroxymethylpyrimidine kinase/phosphomethylpyrimidine kinase — protein: MTINKTFVPVALTIAGSDSGGGAGIQTDLRTFAFHCVHGTSAITCITAQNTVGVSRVDAIAPQSIIAQIQAVVEDIGVQAAKTGMLLNQEIILAVAQQITAYKIENLVVDPVMVSRTRAQLIDDDAIQTLRNTLIPLAAIITPNRYEAQILSGLEITSLADMQAAAEIIHRELGVKAVLVKGGGMYGNLRGVDVWFDGEQLEILTTKQVETKNTHGTGCTLSAAIAANLALGKDLWTSVQIAKEYVTNALTYSLDIGKGQGPVGHFFPLLIK
- a CDS encoding CIA30 family protein, whose protein sequence is MNNNNRSQWDLCRFIKTLTYFEVFPILNWIQKLFPGSSTDYQDRPKQGGNMAVILVAGATGGVGKRVVKNLITQGYNVRCLVRDIEKARQVLGDDINLVVGDITKPETLTNLVMANIQAVICCTSVRVQPVEGDTPDRAKYNQGVKFYLPEIVGDTPENVEYQGVKNLVTAAAKYLVAAGEKPIFDFTKPSDEIKNIWGALDDVVMGGVSASSFQIRENTAVFTGNVSTANSGGFASVRTKNFSPLLDLSGYQGVKLRVKGDGQRYKIFIRTESTWDGVGYSYSFDTVANTWLDIQIPFTDLVPVFRAKIVKDCPPMDISKVCSVQLMLSKFEYDGALNPAFNPGGFALEVASIQAYGGETLPQFVLISSAGVTRPGRPGINLDEEPPAVRLNDQLGGILTWKLRGEESLKASGIPYTIIRPCALTEAAGGKELIFEQGDNIRGKVSRDDVAEICVRAIKEPKASYLTFEVKESEIIANNLDWKNLFSSLQADK